tAATGCAAATAGCACCGAGCCTATCGAGCGCGGTTCTCTGTTGCCTGGAGGGACAAGGAGTGGgggaaacggggggggggggggggggggaggggggggggggaggagtagaaggggggggggagtagaaggGGGGGCAGCAGAAGAGGAAGGATAAAGCACAGCCGCCACGGGAACCTGGCTGCGCGGACCGGCTAGTGCAGTCAAGACGCGCGCACGGCCCCCGTGCGGAACAAGCCGGCCGCAACAGACGgcgacacgcacgcacgcgcgcgtgcGCTCCTGTCTCGAGCCGTGTTCACACCAACAGTGTCACACCCCACAGACTCTGAAATCCTTACCCCCGGATCGACGGGGCAGATTACTAATTCGGGGCATTTACTCGTCAACCGTGGGCAGTCGTGTTAAAGCAGCCAAAGCTGGGTTCGAATACATCCCGGGTCTTTTCCCGCGTgccatccactctctctccccacatttCCTGTCAGACATAAATAATAAAGGCAGAAACGCCACCAAACATATCTCCAACTCTTGACATCAAGGCCGCCTGGCTGTGCCCAGCTCCGCCCCCCTCGCCTGGGGGGGCGGAGCTGGGCGTGCTGGTCTGCCCGGCACCCGGGGGGCGACACGGAGCTCCACGGTCGTCTGGCGGAAGCTACTGGAAGCGAGCTTGTCGCGTATCGACACCAtcagatgtgactgctgacgGATCGAAGTGGACGCGAGTCGAGGACTTTCGAAACACGATCAAGATCTTGGGACAACTTAGCGAATTCGACGGAAGATggcgggtgtgtgagagagataaagagcgagagagagaggggagagagagagagagagagagagagaggggagagagagagagaggagagagagagagtgttgtgaCACATCCTCCTGATCTGTTCCCTTGGAATGCGTGGTCAGTTGGACGACAACACACCCGTCGCGTCAGGAAGCATCAACACCACCAAGGGCAGAGCGGCCGACACATAAACACCTGcggaagcgcacacacacacacacacacacacacacacacacacacacacacctcacacacccaccggACGGACTGTTTACCACCAAGCTGCTCAGctgctgaacacacagcatgcccACACACgggccaaaacacacacacacacacacacacacactaggaatCCCTAGTGGGCCATTCCAATGCCCAGCCAGGGGCTAATACCAGCCTAAAACCTCTCCGATGACCCGGCCAGTCACCATGGTCACAGTGCCATTTAAAACTCCATGGTTACTATGAAGGGCTCTTGGATGACAACCTATCGCAGATCAAAGACATGGCTTTGGCCAGCCCTGATTGGTTGCATCCACTTGGCTTGGAGAGGCTGATTGGCCCCGGGGGCAGAGACTCGACCCAGAGAGGGAACCTGCTCTGCCTGCCACTAAGCCTGACAGAATGTAGGAGCccgataaaagagagagagagagaaagagtgagagagagacagagagaacaagagagagtgagaaagagagagagaaagagagaacaagagagagtgagaaagagagagagaaagagagaacaagagagagtgagaaagagagagagaaagagagaacaagagagagtgagaaagagagagagaaagagagaaaaagagagagtgagaaagagagagagaaagaaagttacTGTTAAAGAACAGCTGGTGTCTGGCGTATTGACAGGTGCTAAGTGCTTCTCTGATGTCCAGCAAGTGGAACAGCCCCCTGGTGGAACAGCCCCCGTGGAACAGCACCCTGGTGGAACAGCCCCCCGTGGAACAGCCCCCTGGTGGAACAGCCCCCCGTGGAACAGCCCCCCGTGGAACAGCCCCCAGTGGAACAGCCCCCTGGTGGAACAGCCCCCTGGTGGAACAGCCCCCCGGTGGAACAGCCCCCCCGTGGAACAGCCCCCAGTGGAACAGCCCCCCGGTGGAACAGCCCCCCGGTGGAACAGCCCCCCGTGGAACAGCCCCCCGTGGAACAGCCCCCTGGTGGAACAGCCCCCAGTGGAACAGCCCCTTGGTGGAACAGCCCCCTGGTGGAACAGCCCCCAGTGGAACAGCCCCCAGTGGAACAGCCCCCTGGTGGAACAGCCCCCTGGTGGAACAGCCCCCCGGTGGAACAGCCCCCCGGTGGAACAGCCCCCCGGTGGAACAGCCCCCAGTGGAACAGCCCCCTGGTGGAACAGCCCCCTGGTGGAACAGCCCCCTGGTGGAACAGCCCCCGTGGAACAGCCCCCAGTGGAACAGCCCCCTGGTGGAACAGCCCCCTGGTGGAACAGCCCCCTGGTGGAACAGCCCTGGCCCTCTCCCACCTGTACCTCTCCACACCCTCAACCCACTGGACGCCCCACCCGCCACTCAAACTCCCCCTGGCCGGGAGACCCCAATAGGAACAGGGCTACGACTCTGGGATAGCCCGCCTCCGACCGCACCTTCACGATCGATACCATGGAGAACCCCCCAGTGGAAAACGCGCAAAAGGGCGGTCGCCACGGGCAACGAGAGGAGTGACAGGGAGCGGTGGAGGTGGCCAAGCGGAACAAGTTGTGCCTCCTCTtctgccagcccccctccttcaggcctggcctggccagtcacccccccccccctcccccccgctgtTATTTTTAGGTGGATGTACCTTTCTGGGGTGCTGACGTACATGGGGATATATTTAAccagggggtgaagggggggggggcgggggggcggctggggggagggaggccttGGCTTGTTTTTTGGGTCTGTTTTTTGGCATGGGTGGAACTTGCGTCATTCATGTCAAGGTCTCGGGCGGTAGATAGTGGTGGGTTGacagaccgcacacacacacacagaccctgaccccccctgacccccctccccctacctggTAGAAGCTGCGACCCCGCTGAGATCAGGTGCacgtggaccccccccccccccccctccctccggagCGTGGAGGAGTAAACCCTGTGACCCTCCCCAGACACACCCCCCCGCCATCGCTGCCCACGAGCAGAGCCCAGCCACCCTGAACCCATCGCTGCCCACGAGCAGAGCCCAGCCTCCCTGAACCCATCGCTGCCCACGAGCAGAGCCCAGCCTCCCTGAACCCATCGCTGCCCACGAGCAGAGCCCAGCCACCCTGAACCCATCGCTGCCCACGAGCAGAGCCCAGCCACCCtgaaccctgaccccagcctgctgtctcagtcaagcagggaggaggggagagggtgggaggggtcagcACTACCTGATTCAGGAACTCGGCGCTGTCAATAAAAGATCCCTGACCCCCAACTAACCGACCGCAGGGTGTAAACCCCCGGACGTCTCCTGGGCTGGGCTTGCATCCTGGAGTGGCCCAGTCGCACTCTAAGCCCTGGGGCTGGATcacacaggtaaacagacaTTTTTAGAACTCGCCTTTGATGACTCACAGCTGTGATGCACCCAAAGGTTGACTTTTCACCACTGCGGTGCACGCAACTGGCATGCacgggagcacacacacacacacacacacacacacacacagagagacacacacacagagacacggattcacacacacagacagaaagacacaaacatacgcgcacacacatagataaacacacaaacacacacacagaaagacacacacacacacagagacaaacacaaacagacgcacacacacatagataaacacacacacacgcacagataaacacgcacacacagagataaacacacacacacacagcagtgagaATTCACAGAGATTCAATTTCCTCAAATAGAAGCGCAGGGATGAGTCACCCTCTCATCCAACTGCAGCGCTCCACTCCGGCAGATAATGCCGcaattctttatttatttatccatcTTAATTCAAAAATGATGTACAGGTAGTCGACAAGACATGCGCAGGGAGAACACGTACACAAAGGAGggctatttttttctctctccttcaaacGAAACCATTTCTTGAATTAGGGACGGCGATGGCTCTGTCTGGGATATTCACATCGGGCTCACAGGCTGCTTCATGTCGGGGGGAATTCTCGCTCTTGATTAGATGTTTGTTCCAATTTGCATCCGACTCCGGCTGAACCGTGTTCTGCTGAAAATAAACCATCTACTTGTGGAGGAGGAGTTCCAAAAGCAGGAAGAACAGCAATGATGACGACGTGAAGTAAGCCTATTAGGCTAATGAATGTACCAACAGTGATTTCGAAAAACCTCCATCGAGCCCTAATTGAAAATGAATCCTTTTGTACTAGTTTAGTCTGTAATTTCACCTCGACGTTCAGTTAATTACATGTCTGACAACTGCTCCAAAACCCCCAGTCACAGGTAAATAGACAAATAAAAGCGTGGCCTGGTCTTTCAACCTTTTTACGATAACAAACGCGCGCGCTAACACAAAAAGACCCCCCCTGTTTAAACTCATTATACGACGCTGACAGGAAGTCGATGCCGATTGTGTCTTTGCCTAGCGACTGAGGAGGGCTGGACACACATAgtcagacagccaatcagaaggccAGAAGGGAGTGTCCAGGGGCTGGCCTCCGGCAGCCCGTCTTCCTGCAGTAAGGACGGAGGGCTGGACACACATAgtcagacagccaatcagaaggccAGAAGGGAGTGTCCAGGGGCTGGCCTCCGGCAGCCCGTCTTCCTGCAGTAAGGATGGAGGGCTGGACAGATCTGTGTCCACGGCTCACTAACAGGATGGTGGCTTCTCTCTCGTGACCACAGTGACCTTTTCAGTCACTTGGTACAGCAGCAGGGTACAGAATGGCCTCTAGGCTAACAACGATCCCTATGCTGTAGTCGCCCACTCCTGAAttacttgtgtgagtgtgtgtgtgtgtgagtgtgggtgtgtgtgttgtcagatggctgagcggtgagggagtcgggctagtaatctgaaggttgccagttcgattcccagccgtgctaaatgacgttgtgtccttgggcaaggcacttcacccaacttacttcggggggaatgtccctgtacttactgtaagtcgctctggataagagcgtctgctaaaagactAAATGCAATGCAATGCATGGATTGTGAGTGTATGTTGGTAAATATACTTTTCTTTCTACCTACATGTGTGTCTAAGcacacaatgtgtgtgcgtgtgtgtgtgtgtgtgcacgcgagtACAGAACGTCCTATGACTTTGTACTCTGAAAAAAGCACAGCTCTGCTCACACTGTGTCCTAGCTGTTccaaacggtgtgtgtgtgtgtgtgatgacccaGTGTATTCTGTGCCGTACCAAACAACAGCCGAGAGAAGCATCGCCACCACCACTTGTTCCTCCCGGCACACCTCAACAAGCTAGTTTAAGGCCAACCCTCTGGATCCTGACGGAATATTCTAGACTGGAGTTTGGTTTGTTTGGGGAGCGATGGACCAACGGCAGGGCTGAGGCTCAGCCCCATCATGGTTAAACAATGTCCGTTCTGTCATGGGGCAGAACAGCTACATTGTAGTCCTGCGATTTTGGACATCTCGTTCTGTTCTCGGAGGATCAGTTCCGGATACAATGACAACATTGACGACTGCGACGCTACAGAATGTGGTCTTTTTGTCAGGAGGTGTTATAGAGCACAGAACTATGCCGCAACTGGTTTTGAGCGTGTTTGAGCAGTTTGTCTACGAACTTTCATTATCCACCGGCCAAATGGCTAGTGAATGTTCCAATTTGACTAGCCACTCAACGGATTCTCATCGTTTTTCGGGCTGTATAGAAGATCTACTCTCGTATATTTGACCAGTATTTGGCTGGAGGCTGTTGCTAATGTTGTGCCCCGCTAGCTAGCCATCTCTCCCCACAATCAAACCCCATGACTCTACTGCTGACCTCACAGCTCAGACAGAAACGAAGCATTCAAAACACccaggacacgcacacacacactgcacgcaACAGGATGACGCACAAGTGTGTGCACGGTACGGGagagacacaccaacacacacacacacacctttcaaaaaaagaaaaccattaGTGAGCTGTTCTAGGGTGAGCTGTCCAATCAACATCAAGATGTGGCCCCTCAAGGCTCTCCGTATGAGTACAGGCAGGAGACAGGGTTGCCACGGCACCCAGTGACATTCAACCACGTCAttaggagaaggggggggggagcggggaggtAAAGGTCTGGCTGGCCGTCACCACATCTAATTATAAACaccagaaaggagggaggggaggggaggggagggagggagggggagggagggagggaggggaggggagggagggagggagggagggagggagggagggagggagggagggagggagggagggagggagggagggagggagggagggagggagggagggagggagggagggagggagggagggagggagggaggaagggagggagggagggagggagggagggagggagggagggagggagggagggagggagggagggagggagggagggagggagggagggagggagggagggagggagggagggagggagggaggggaaggaggggagggaatggTGAAGAGGGTGAGCAAGGGCAAGAGAGAAGTTTAAGAGTTtatggggagaaaaaaaattgaaagcAGGCGGtgggaggaggatagagagaggtggagagatgagggtgtaggggaggtggagagacggaaaggtggaggagagatgaagggagagatggagaggtggagagatggaaaggtggagagatggacaggtggagaggggaggtggagagatggaaagatggggagatggaggagagatgaaggtggagagatggagaggtggagaggggaggtggagtatgtggaggcagaggtagacaggaaggaggacagGCTAGTCAAATACACATCAGGTTGCATCTCAGTCAGGACCAGGCCAGGTGTTTTGATAAGAACCGAGTTCACAGTCCAACGTGAAGCCAAcccctgactacacacacacacacacacacacacacacacattcatcaacCAGAGTAATACAACCGCAGAGCCATCTCATTTCCCAGGGTGCATCCTGCTAGAGGAAGATCCTGCTAGAGGAAGGTCATGGGTAGGGACAAATCCACAGACCTTTACCGGGGTCAAAGCTGacccctcctctgtgtgaccccccccccccctgtgacccccccccccccctcggtccAGGGTCacggacagagacagaaggaaagagagagagagctgccagTCTCACCTTGAGTTTTAGCTGAATTCATCAATGAAGAAGCCAGTGGTGGTGATGTTTGGTCTTGTCCTCACTGCTGTTGCTGACCCTGGTCAGACGGCCTCCAGTCAgtagcacgcgtgtgtgtgtgtgagcgtgtgcggTCAGAGATGGCCTGCGAGCTCTAAAGGGGGTCTTCAACATCAGCCATGGTGATGGAATGCAGTGGGGAGAGGCGCTGGATCAATCCCACtgcagaagaggaagaagcaGAGGTTAGTCTACCACACCTGGAGGGATCGGTGTTACCCACAAAGCACCACACCAACTCGTCACCGCCCTGACAGTTCAGTTAGAATGCCTTTATTGTATTTCTCTGCTACCTAGTAGTCCGCCCATGACTAGGTAATGTTCCAGTATGGATTACTTACTCAGttcatgcacgcacgcacccacacgcacccacacacacacacacacacacacacacaaataagcaCCTCCCACTCCTCCGACAAACGCCTACCATACTAAGAACCCGTGCAACAGGTGCAGTACACGCACAGCGTCTCTGAAGGCACCGAGTTGATCTTAGTCTCACTCGTTGTCATATAGCCCTGACTCCAGACTGGCATTCAAGAGCAAGCGGGAGAATCAGAGATTCTGGAACAGAAAGAGCCCAGCTGCTAGAGTCAGAGACtaaggtgagagagaaaaaatgctCTGTGCGGAAAaacaaaggaggggggggggggggtgtaggagagggagggagggaggcgctCACAGAACTGTTAATGGAATGAGTCATCCATGCCTGGGTCTGCagagggaagagacagagcAACGTTAGCACACAACCCACACCTCTTCTGAGATACATCAGACAGCTCAACAGCCTCCAGTACCACACTGCCCCCCAACATGACTACAGTACCCATACTGCCCCCAGGAACATGACTACAGTACCCATACTGCCCCCCAGGAACATGACTACAGT
The nucleotide sequence above comes from Osmerus mordax isolate fOsmMor3 unplaced genomic scaffold, fOsmMor3.pri Scaffold_242, whole genome shotgun sequence. Encoded proteins:
- the LOC136939551 gene encoding uncharacterized protein, translated to MALASPDWLHPLGLERLIGPGGRDSTQRGNLLCLPLSLTESSGTAPWWNSPRGTAPWWNSPPWNSPLVEQPPVEQPPVEQPPVEQPPGGTAPWWNSPPVEQPPRGTAPSGTAPRWNSPPVEQPPVEQPPVEQPPGGTAPSGTAPWWNSPLVEQPPVEQPPVEQPPGGTAPWWNSPPVEQPPGGTAPRWNSPQWNSPLVEQPPGGTAPWWNSPRGTAPSGTAPWWNSPLVEQPPGGTALALSHLYLSTPSTHWTPHPPLKLPLAGRPQ